A genomic stretch from Canis lupus baileyi chromosome 3, mCanLup2.hap1, whole genome shotgun sequence includes:
- the UTS2 gene encoding LOW QUALITY PROTEIN: urotensin-2 (The sequence of the model RefSeq protein was modified relative to this genomic sequence to represent the inferred CDS: inserted 1 base in 1 codon), whose amino-acid sequence MLDAIKIALAKDLIKERETNTFHVMLCITPARTHKSMSFXLGHFNSCMTLSLTHDLLLSVTPFARFINVLLLCVAHDGDARLALDELERVSLLQMLLERPGAEREDGLREAGLSTDIANHKGSMRKFQAFSGQDPNIFLSHLLGRIRKPDKKHGPSSECFWKYCV is encoded by the exons ATTAAGGAAAGGGAAACCAACACATTCCATGTCATGCTCTGCATCACTCCTGCTAGGACTCACAAATCCATGTCTT CCCTTGGCCACTTCAACTCATGTATGACCCTTTCTTTGACTCATGATTTATTGCTCTCAGTTACTCCTTTTGCCAGATTTATAAAC GTATTATTACTCTGTGTAGCACATGATGGAGATGCAAGATTGGCCTTGGATGAACTGGAAAGAGTGTCCCTCTTGCAAATGCTGCTGGAGAGaccaggggcagagagggaggacgGTCTTAGGGAAGCAG GTCTCAGTACTGACATTGCTAACCATAAAGGAAGTATGAGAA AATTTCAGGCTTTCTCTGGACAAGATCCTAACATTTTCCTGAGTCATCTTTTGGGCAGAATCAGGAAACCAGATAAGAAACACGGACCTTCATCTGAATGCTTCTGGAAATACTGTGTCTGA